In one Arachis duranensis cultivar V14167 chromosome 9, aradu.V14167.gnm2.J7QH, whole genome shotgun sequence genomic region, the following are encoded:
- the LOC107467479 gene encoding uncharacterized protein LOC107467479 isoform X1 yields MDKGKASKELETSLQNLDLNPQSNVKNKISIATNHHQFQGLLPKKMKPPSLVSLCIGVIGKHLEDIITDLPEIAIGLPAEIKTAVAAIARRRKLLNDDVLIALADTSWEYLDVSGSDVSDVGLIKAAEVCRSIKALDISRCTKITATGISELVKHCRLLETLRCGGCLRSDHTARRCLSIFKPRLDYVEEDSWEELDTKEISSGAQSLRWLVWPNIDNNSLDEISTECPRIIVNLKSSPFGFMGTQVPWEALQNTVLDDVAVKDIDPKTWRGRGFAVKPASPSPSTSPELSVAEKFRLAFEERDNRLAPKRAKNARQHQRRAVRELMLMSTRAKAMVLASQASKSLHSRSS; encoded by the exons ATGGATAAAGGTAAAGCTTCCAAGGAATTAGAAACCTCTCTGCAAAACCTCGATTTGAATCCCCAATCCAACGTCAAGAACAAAATTTCCATTGCAACTAACCACCATCAATTTCAAG GACTACTGCCTAAGAAGATGAAGCCTCCAAGTTTGGTTAGCCTATGCATTGGAGTTATTGGAAAACATTTGGAGGATATTATTACGGATTTGCCGGAGATTGCTATCGGTTTGCCAGCTGAGATAaag ACGGCAGTGGCAGCTATTGCGAGACGGAGAAAGTTGTTGAATGATGATGTCCTGATTGCATTAGCTGATACTTCTTGGGAATACCTTGATGTCTCTGGATCAGATGTTTCCGACGTCGGCTTGATTAAAGCAGCCGAAGTATGCAGATCAATTAAAGCTCTGGATATAAG CCGATGTACCAAAATCACTGCTACTGGTATATCCGAACTTGTGAAGCACTGCCGTTTATTAGAGACATTGAGATGCGG AGGGTGTCTGAGGAGCGATCATACAGCTCGGAGGTGCTTGAGTATATTTAAACCGAGGCTGGACTATGTCGAGGAGGATTCCTGGGAGGAGCTCGATACGAAAGAAATTTCAAGTGGCGCGCAATCACTCCGGTGGCTAGTATGG CCAAACATCGACAATAATTCGTTAGACGAGATATCTACCGAGTGTCCGCGGATCATAGTGAACCTGAAGTCATCTCCGTTCGGGTTTATGGGAACTCAGGTTCCTTGGGAAGCGTTACAAAATACCGTGTTGGATGATGTGGCTGTGAAGGATATTGATCCCAAGACATGGAGAGGGCGTGGTTTTGCAGTGAAGCCCGCTTCGCCCTCTCCTTCAACCTCCCCTGAATTATCAGTGGCCGAGAAATTCCGGCTCGCCTTTGAGGAAAGGGACAACCGGTTAGCTCCAAAGCGAGCGAAAAATGCACGGCAACACCAGCGTCGCGCAGTGCGAGAGTTGATGTTGATGagcacaagggctaaggcaaTGGTCTTGGCTTCACAAGCAAGCAAGTCTCTTCACAGCAGAAGCTCATAA